A region of Allocoleopsis franciscana PCC 7113 DNA encodes the following proteins:
- a CDS encoding zinc ribbon domain-containing protein translates to MQNCPKCHQSVSSSAVTCPHCRMVLKAYGHPGITLHRAVGDTPLCDSCTYHADDTCNFPQRPLAQECTLYDDMNQRQLEREQVHNTRPDLITSLRLYCQQHPTLLGLVGLVAVSVLLTVMTSK, encoded by the coding sequence ATGCAAAATTGCCCCAAATGCCACCAATCCGTCAGTAGCAGCGCAGTGACTTGTCCCCACTGTAGAATGGTGCTCAAAGCTTATGGTCATCCAGGTATTACGTTGCACCGAGCCGTGGGAGATACACCACTATGTGACAGTTGCACTTACCATGCGGATGATACCTGTAACTTTCCGCAACGTCCCTTGGCTCAGGAGTGCACTCTTTACGACGATATGAACCAGCGTCAGTTAGAGAGAGAGCAGGTTCATAATACCCGTCCCGACTTAATCACTTCTTTAAGGTTGTACTGTCAGCAACATCCAACCTTGCTCGGTCTAGTAGGCTTGGTAGCTGTGAGTGTGCTGCTAACGGTCATGACCTCTAAATGA
- the nblS gene encoding two-component system sensor histidine kinase NblS, giving the protein MAAATLAVSLIMSGLTFWAVNTIQQDARMNDTRFGRDLGLLLAANVAPQIAENNLTEVARFSHRFYSTTSSVRYMIYADAEGRIFFGIPFSESEVQNSLTIQRRIELPENYAGNSELPMVRQHLTPDGEVTDVFVPLRHDGKYLGVLAIGINPNKNVVASSNLTRDVTIAVFISIWVMVILGAVSNALMITKPIKELLTGVKNIAAGNFKQRIDLPLGGELGELIFSFNEMAERLKSYEEQNIEELTAEKAKLETLVSTIADGAVLIDTNLQVMLVNLTARRIFGWEGCDIVGENVLHHLPSVVTMELTRPLYQIAGGQTAADLDSDDLRQGEDREGEEFRITLTQPAGRTVRILLTRVFDQYRETLKGIAMTVQDITREVELNEAKSNFISNVSHELRTPLFNIKSFIETLHEYGEDLTETERREFLETANRETDRLTRLVNDVLDLSRLETSCRIYHFEPVDIAQPVEQTLRTYQLNVRDKGIELRHDIEPNLPPVLGHYDLLLQVFDNLVGNALKFTEPGGRIAIRAYLIEPALNHHNESKSVRIEVSDTGIGIDAEDQEAIFERFFRVENRVHTLEGTGLGLSIVRNIIEKHHSQVHLLSEVGVGTTFWFDLDVFEEKNTGVEQTPQVDSSSTNQAPTAASSLI; this is encoded by the coding sequence ATGGCGGCAGCGACACTAGCCGTTTCTTTGATCATGAGTGGCCTGACCTTCTGGGCGGTGAACACGATTCAACAGGACGCGAGAATGAACGATACTCGCTTCGGTCGTGACTTAGGTCTGTTGCTGGCAGCTAATGTGGCACCTCAGATTGCGGAAAACAATCTGACAGAAGTGGCTCGTTTTTCCCACCGTTTCTATAGCACGACTTCCAGCGTGCGCTACATGATCTATGCAGATGCGGAGGGTCGAATCTTTTTTGGCATTCCCTTCTCGGAATCTGAGGTGCAGAACTCCCTCACGATTCAGCGCCGGATTGAGCTGCCCGAAAACTACGCGGGTAACTCGGAGTTGCCGATGGTGCGGCAACACCTGACGCCGGATGGGGAAGTGACGGATGTCTTTGTTCCCCTTAGACATGATGGCAAGTACTTGGGCGTTTTAGCGATTGGCATTAACCCCAATAAGAATGTGGTTGCGTCCTCAAATTTGACACGAGATGTGACCATTGCTGTCTTTATCTCGATTTGGGTGATGGTGATTTTGGGCGCTGTTTCTAACGCTTTGATGATTACGAAGCCCATTAAAGAACTGCTCACTGGGGTGAAAAATATTGCAGCGGGGAATTTCAAGCAACGAATCGACCTGCCTTTAGGGGGAGAACTGGGAGAGCTGATTTTCAGCTTTAATGAAATGGCAGAGCGCCTCAAGAGCTACGAAGAACAAAATATTGAGGAACTCACGGCTGAAAAAGCCAAGTTAGAGACGCTGGTTTCTACAATTGCCGATGGTGCTGTCTTAATTGACACCAATTTACAGGTGATGTTGGTTAACCTGACTGCACGACGCATTTTTGGTTGGGAAGGGTGTGACATTGTGGGGGAAAATGTCTTGCATCACTTGCCTAGCGTGGTCACGATGGAACTAACGCGGCCTCTTTATCAAATTGCTGGGGGTCAAACGGCTGCCGATCTCGATAGCGATGACCTTCGGCAGGGCGAAGACCGTGAAGGAGAAGAGTTCCGGATTACTCTCACCCAACCGGCGGGTCGCACGGTTCGCATTCTTTTGACCCGTGTGTTTGACCAGTACCGCGAAACACTCAAGGGAATTGCCATGACGGTGCAAGATATTACCCGTGAGGTGGAGTTGAATGAGGCCAAGAGCAATTTTATCAGTAATGTCTCTCACGAACTGAGGACACCCCTGTTTAATATCAAATCCTTTATTGAAACCCTCCACGAATACGGGGAAGATTTGACAGAAACCGAGCGTCGGGAGTTTCTCGAAACCGCTAATCGCGAAACTGACCGTTTAACTCGTCTGGTCAATGATGTCTTGGATTTATCCCGACTAGAGACATCTTGTCGAATTTATCACTTTGAGCCTGTAGATATTGCTCAACCCGTAGAACAGACGCTGCGAACCTACCAGCTAAACGTGCGTGACAAAGGTATTGAACTGCGTCACGATATTGAACCCAACTTGCCTCCGGTCTTGGGTCATTATGATTTATTACTCCAAGTATTTGATAACTTGGTGGGGAACGCCCTGAAATTTACGGAACCCGGTGGACGAATCGCGATTCGCGCCTATCTGATAGAACCAGCACTCAATCATCACAATGAGTCTAAATCCGTGCGAATTGAAGTCTCTGATACAGGCATTGGGATTGATGCAGAAGACCAAGAAGCGATTTTTGAACGGTTTTTCCGTGTAGAAAACCGAGTTCATACTCTGGAAGGAACGGGGTTAGGGCTTTCCATTGTCAGAAATATTATTGAGAAACATCACAGCCAAGTTCACTTATTGAGCGAAGTTGGTGTTGGTACAACCTTCTGGTTTGACTTGGATGTATTTGAGGAGAAAAATACAGGTGTGGAGCAGACGCCACAAGTTGACAGCTCATCCACAAATCAAGCCCCAACAGCGGCTAGCAGTTTGATTTAG
- the purD gene encoding phosphoribosylamine--glycine ligase, whose product MKVLVVGNGGREHALAWKLLQSQHIRQVICIPGNGGTATTERCQNVSLRVDDFEGMARFALVQNVTLVVVGPELPLSLGITDYFQQHNPNLMVFGPTQEGAQIESSKYWAKSLMQEAGIPTPRCEIFTNAQAAIDYVTAQGAPIVVKADGLAAGKGVTVAATVEEAKAAVESLFKSGLTPVVIEECVTGEEVSVLALTDGLTVRPLLPAQDHKRIGEGDTGENTGGMGVYAPAPIATPALMERIEQEILQPTVDALRQRGIDYRGVLYAGLMITPQGDPMVLEFNCRFGDPETQAILPLLETPLDELLLACTQQRLAQFPPIAWKSGAAACVVAAAQGYPGAYPKGQVITGIEQAEQLGATVFQAGTQLKQQQLLTDGGRVLGVTATGDTLALAIAGAYKAIDLIQFEGMYYRKDIGHRAIKSDSSHD is encoded by the coding sequence GTGAAGGTTTTGGTGGTTGGCAATGGGGGACGCGAACATGCCCTGGCTTGGAAACTGTTGCAATCTCAGCACATTCGGCAGGTGATATGTATTCCTGGTAATGGTGGCACAGCCACAACAGAGCGTTGCCAGAATGTTTCCTTACGAGTCGATGATTTTGAGGGAATGGCTCGATTTGCTCTGGTTCAGAATGTAACATTGGTGGTTGTCGGCCCAGAACTCCCCCTATCTTTGGGAATTACAGACTACTTCCAACAACACAACCCAAACCTCATGGTTTTTGGCCCTACTCAGGAAGGCGCACAGATTGAATCGAGTAAATACTGGGCGAAGTCTTTGATGCAAGAGGCGGGAATTCCCACACCTCGGTGTGAGATTTTCACGAATGCTCAGGCGGCAATAGATTATGTCACAGCGCAAGGTGCGCCCATTGTTGTTAAAGCGGATGGATTAGCGGCGGGCAAGGGGGTAACGGTTGCTGCCACAGTGGAAGAGGCAAAGGCGGCGGTTGAGTCACTTTTCAAAAGTGGGTTGACTCCTGTGGTGATTGAAGAGTGTGTGACGGGTGAAGAAGTTTCGGTTTTAGCCCTAACGGATGGCTTAACAGTACGCCCTTTGCTACCTGCACAAGACCACAAGCGAATTGGAGAGGGCGATACTGGAGAAAATACGGGGGGAATGGGAGTTTATGCCCCAGCACCCATTGCCACACCCGCCTTGATGGAACGCATTGAGCAAGAAATTCTCCAGCCGACAGTAGATGCGTTACGGCAACGTGGTATTGATTACAGGGGGGTTCTCTATGCTGGATTGATGATTACGCCCCAAGGTGACCCGATGGTTCTGGAATTTAATTGTCGTTTCGGCGATCCAGAAACTCAAGCCATCTTACCTTTACTCGAAACTCCCCTGGACGAATTGTTGCTAGCTTGTACCCAACAGCGACTCGCGCAATTCCCACCCATTGCTTGGAAATCGGGTGCCGCAGCTTGTGTTGTTGCTGCTGCTCAAGGGTATCCAGGTGCCTACCCCAAAGGTCAGGTGATTACGGGAATCGAACAAGCCGAACAACTTGGTGCTACTGTATTCCAAGCGGGTACTCAGCTCAAGCAGCAACAGCTCTTGACAGATGGCGGTCGCGTACTAGGAGTGACGGCAACCGGGGACACTTTGGCTCTTGCGATCGCAGGAGCTTACAAAGCGATCGATTTGATTCAGTTTGAGGGAATGTATTACCGTAAAGATATCGGTCATCGAGCGATCAAATCGGATTCCTCCCACGATTAA
- a CDS encoding FAD-binding domain-containing protein gives MSDLILFWHRRDLRISDNIGLAAARASSQKVVGVFCLDPNILERDDVAPARVSYMIGCLQSLQQGYTQAGSQLLILHDDPCKALPDLAAALKAKAIFWNWDVEPYSKQRDRLVSDALTQKGIEVHHHWDQLLHAPEEIHSKSQEPYTVYTPFWKNWSNQAKMAPVDTLHQAEGLTPEEQETAQQAGAIALPTAKDLGFVWDNELLTQPGEEAAQAKLAEFSTHAITEYEEQRNFPAIKGTSELSAALKFGAIGIRTVWAATIAALKNSRSDETQASIQAWQKELAWREFYQHALYHFPELADGPYRDTFKDFPWDNNPQLFQAWCEGKTGYPIVDAAMRQLNTLGWMHNRCRMIVASFLTKDLLINWQWGEKYFLQKLYDADLSANNGGWQWSASSGMDPKPLRIFNPASQAKKFDPEGEYIREWLPELRSVDTEYLISGDIPPLERHALNYPAPIVDHKQQQRLFKERYQQQKAMKD, from the coding sequence ATGTCTGACTTAATTTTGTTCTGGCACCGCCGCGATTTACGCATCTCAGATAACATTGGACTCGCCGCCGCAAGGGCAAGCAGCCAAAAAGTGGTAGGAGTCTTCTGTCTCGATCCCAACATCCTGGAACGGGATGATGTGGCTCCGGCAAGAGTAAGTTACATGATTGGCTGTTTGCAGTCCCTTCAACAGGGTTACACCCAGGCGGGTAGTCAATTGCTCATTCTGCACGACGACCCGTGTAAGGCGCTGCCAGACCTTGCAGCCGCGCTCAAGGCGAAAGCCATTTTCTGGAATTGGGATGTTGAGCCGTATTCTAAACAGCGCGATCGCCTTGTCAGTGATGCGCTCACCCAGAAGGGGATTGAGGTACACCACCACTGGGATCAACTACTGCACGCCCCGGAAGAAATTCACTCAAAATCCCAGGAACCTTACACGGTATACACTCCCTTCTGGAAAAACTGGAGTAACCAAGCCAAAATGGCTCCTGTAGACACCCTCCACCAGGCTGAGGGACTCACCCCAGAAGAACAGGAGACAGCGCAACAAGCGGGAGCGATCGCACTCCCAACCGCCAAGGATTTAGGCTTTGTCTGGGACAATGAACTGTTGACGCAACCCGGAGAAGAGGCAGCACAAGCCAAGTTGGCGGAATTTAGTACTCATGCCATTACCGAGTATGAAGAACAACGCAATTTCCCGGCGATCAAGGGCACATCTGAACTGAGTGCCGCGCTAAAATTTGGTGCGATCGGGATTCGTACCGTTTGGGCGGCAACGATCGCAGCTTTGAAAAATAGCCGTAGTGATGAAACCCAAGCTAGCATCCAGGCATGGCAAAAGGAATTAGCATGGCGAGAGTTCTATCAACACGCGCTGTATCACTTTCCAGAACTCGCGGATGGGCCTTATCGCGATACTTTTAAAGATTTCCCTTGGGATAATAATCCACAGCTTTTCCAAGCCTGGTGTGAGGGTAAAACCGGGTACCCCATCGTAGATGCTGCCATGCGTCAACTCAACACCTTGGGGTGGATGCACAACCGTTGCCGTATGATTGTTGCCAGTTTTCTCACCAAAGACTTACTGATCAACTGGCAATGGGGAGAAAAATACTTCCTGCAAAAGTTATACGACGCCGACCTTTCGGCAAATAACGGCGGCTGGCAGTGGAGTGCTTCGAGTGGAATGGACCCCAAACCCCTACGGATTTTTAACCCAGCCAGTCAAGCCAAAAAATTTGACCCTGAAGGTGAATATATTCGAGAATGGCTACCTGAATTGCGGAGTGTGGATACTGAGTACCTGATTAGTGGTGACATACCCCCGCTTGAGCGCCACGCTCTCAATTATCCGGCTCCGATTGTGGATCACAAACAACAACAGCGTTTGTTTAAAGAGCGTTATCAGCAGCAAAAAGCCATGAAGGATTAG
- a CDS encoding ADP-ribosylglycohydrolase family protein, translating into MLLELAIGDAYGAGFEYADSELVQRDNDLSRYVQHPRHQIKPGCYTDDTQMSLAIAETLVAGEPWTPEVLAHRFVTTFKRDPREGYAGKFYRFLLQVQDGKQFLENITWTSDKSGAAMRAAPIGVLPTIEQVIEATTIQAAITHNTPDGINAAIAAALMSHYFIYQLGEKKELGQFLETHVFGEWSKPWQGEVRSKGWMSVRAAITAVMRNDSLSELLKDCIAFTGDVDTVGAIALAAAACSHEITQDLPDHLIDGLENGTYGRDYIIQLDKQLMARREPDLANV; encoded by the coding sequence ATGTTGCTGGAGTTGGCAATCGGGGATGCTTATGGCGCTGGCTTTGAATACGCGGATAGCGAATTGGTTCAGCGTGACAACGATTTGAGCCGTTATGTACAGCATCCCCGTCATCAAATCAAACCGGGTTGCTACACTGACGACACCCAGATGAGTCTTGCGATCGCAGAAACGTTAGTCGCTGGGGAACCTTGGACACCAGAAGTTTTGGCTCATCGGTTCGTCACCACCTTTAAGCGCGATCCGCGAGAAGGCTATGCCGGAAAGTTTTATCGCTTTTTGCTCCAAGTCCAGGATGGAAAGCAGTTTTTAGAGAATATCACTTGGACGAGTGATAAAAGCGGTGCGGCGATGCGTGCGGCACCGATTGGCGTTTTACCAACGATTGAGCAAGTGATTGAAGCCACAACCATCCAAGCCGCAATCACCCACAACACACCCGATGGAATCAACGCTGCGATCGCCGCCGCCTTGATGTCCCATTACTTTATTTACCAGTTGGGCGAAAAAAAGGAACTAGGGCAGTTTCTCGAAACTCACGTCTTTGGTGAATGGTCAAAACCGTGGCAGGGAGAAGTCCGATCAAAAGGCTGGATGAGTGTCAGGGCGGCGATTACGGCTGTCATGCGGAATGATTCCCTCAGCGAACTGCTCAAGGATTGCATCGCCTTTACCGGAGATGTGGATACAGTCGGTGCGATCGCACTTGCCGCCGCTGCCTGTAGCCATGAAATCACGCAAGACCTTCCCGATCATCTCATCGACGGGTTAGAAAATGGCACCTACGGCAGGGATTATATTATCCAACTCGACAAGCAACTGATGGCTCGACGCGAACCCGATTTGGCAAACGTTTAG
- a CDS encoding NUDIX hydrolase codes for MLIGREPPQLLKQRLVYQGRKFSFEVSNLRLPNNSRGDWECIRHPGGALAVPVTPDGKLILLRQYRFALQGRLLEFPAGTVEHHESPEDTIKREIEEETGYRAHKWQKLGKFPVAPGYSDEFIYAFLAQDLEKLEAPPNRDADEDMENVLMTPQELEEAILAGEPIDAKSISSFFLARPFLK; via the coding sequence ATGCTAATCGGTCGCGAACCCCCTCAATTACTGAAACAACGCCTGGTTTATCAGGGTCGTAAATTTAGTTTTGAAGTCAGCAACCTCCGTCTTCCCAACAATTCACGGGGAGATTGGGAATGCATTCGTCACCCAGGTGGTGCCCTGGCTGTACCCGTAACACCCGATGGCAAACTGATCCTATTGCGGCAATATCGCTTTGCCCTGCAAGGACGTCTTTTAGAGTTTCCCGCTGGAACTGTAGAACATCATGAATCTCCAGAGGACACCATCAAACGAGAAATTGAAGAAGAAACGGGCTACCGTGCCCATAAATGGCAAAAATTAGGTAAATTTCCGGTCGCACCCGGTTATTCAGACGAATTCATTTACGCCTTTCTTGCTCAGGATTTGGAAAAGCTGGAAGCGCCACCCAATCGAGATGCGGATGAAGATATGGAAAACGTGTTGATGACGCCTCAAGAGTTAGAGGAAGCCATCCTAGCAGGAGAACCCATAGATGCCAAATCTATCTCCAGCTTTTTCCTAGCACGTCCTTTCCTGAAATAG
- the folK gene encoding 2-amino-4-hydroxy-6-hydroxymethyldihydropteridine diphosphokinase, which yields MKSEQYTLGQFSPSTIAPASIQSAIALGSNLGDSRTILESALEILDQTLGITLKAQSSWYQTAPVGPPQPDYLNGCALLEVQLTPQELLATLLKIEVQFGRVRQERWGPRTLDLDLLLFDDLILNLPHLQLPHPRLTERAFVLVPLAEIAPDWIEPVSGQSIAQLVQRVDCSGVRRL from the coding sequence ATGAAATCTGAACAATATACGTTAGGACAGTTTTCGCCAAGCACGATTGCCCCAGCTAGTATACAGAGCGCAATCGCTCTGGGTAGCAATCTCGGTGACTCCCGTACCATCCTCGAAAGCGCTCTCGAAATCTTAGATCAAACCCTAGGAATCACCTTAAAAGCCCAGTCCAGTTGGTACCAAACAGCGCCCGTTGGTCCCCCCCAACCGGATTACCTCAACGGCTGTGCCTTGCTAGAAGTGCAGCTTACGCCACAAGAACTGTTAGCAACTTTACTGAAAATTGAAGTCCAATTTGGTAGAGTCCGTCAAGAACGCTGGGGGCCGAGAACCCTGGATCTGGATTTATTGCTGTTTGATGACTTAATCCTAAATCTACCCCATCTTCAACTGCCCCATCCTCGCCTCACAGAACGGGCATTTGTCCTCGTACCTTTAGCGGAGATTGCGCCCGATTGGATTGAGCCAGTTTCCGGACAATCGATCGCACAACTGGTACAAAGGGTAGACTGTTCAGGAGTCCGCAGGCTTTGA